A genomic stretch from Romeriopsis navalis LEGE 11480 includes:
- the ureG gene encoding urease accessory protein UreG — protein sequence MSTSPMRVGVAGPVGSGKTALLDALCKVLRDKYQIAVVTNDIYTREDAKFLVNSEALTPDRIVGVETGGCPHTAIREDASINLVAIEGLEQKYPVLDLLFVESGGDNLAATFSPELVDLTLYVIDVAAGDKIPRKGGPGITKSDLLVINKIDLAPMVGASLEVMDRDAKKMRGDKPFVFTNLKDRTGLDDVIKFIEHHIVPSEATLSA from the coding sequence ATGTCGACAAGTCCGATGCGGGTGGGGGTTGCTGGCCCTGTAGGTTCTGGGAAAACGGCGTTGCTGGATGCGCTCTGCAAAGTGTTGCGGGATAAATATCAGATCGCGGTGGTGACGAATGATATTTACACCCGTGAAGATGCGAAGTTTTTGGTGAATTCCGAAGCGTTGACCCCCGATCGGATTGTCGGGGTTGAAACTGGGGGCTGTCCCCATACGGCGATTCGGGAAGATGCGTCGATTAATTTGGTGGCGATCGAGGGCTTAGAGCAGAAGTATCCGGTGTTGGATTTGCTGTTTGTCGAAAGCGGCGGCGACAATCTTGCGGCGACCTTTAGTCCGGAGTTGGTTGATTTGACGCTGTATGTGATCGATGTGGCAGCGGGCGATAAGATCCCGCGTAAAGGTGGTCCTGGGATTACCAAGTCAGACCTGCTGGTGATTAATAAAATTGACCTTGCGCCAATGGTTGGTGCGAGCTTGGAAGTGATGGATCGCGATGCGAAGAAGATGCGCGGTGACAAACCGTTTGTGTTTACGAATCTCAAAGACCGAACGGGTTTAGATGACGTCATCAAATTTATTGAGCATCATATTGTGCCGAGCGAAGCGACGCTTTCTGCTTAG
- a CDS encoding Uma2 family endonuclease: protein MVSTAPTPQNVTTDTWVKATWAEFLVASENSETEKTSCYYNAGRMRIETTGGNAKQGHGTSTLAAVTGIYGTLSHTPFKSLTNSSFQQFGKQECQPDLALYVGKNLPNITRSNKPINLDEHPAPTLVIEIAATTLNDDLGQKRLLYERLGVKEYWVADVESMTITAFAIRDGGSRQIQISQVFPNLAIAIVETALQRSQTEDDSSVNRWLMQEFAQ from the coding sequence ATGGTAAGCACAGCCCCAACCCCGCAAAATGTCACCACTGATACCTGGGTCAAAGCAACTTGGGCAGAGTTTTTGGTGGCATCTGAGAATTCCGAGACAGAGAAGACAAGCTGCTATTACAATGCAGGCCGAATGAGGATTGAGACAACTGGGGGCAATGCCAAACAGGGGCATGGAACTTCCACACTCGCAGCAGTTACTGGTATTTATGGGACCCTAAGCCATACGCCCTTCAAATCACTCACAAACTCAAGCTTTCAACAATTTGGGAAGCAAGAATGCCAGCCAGATTTAGCACTCTATGTGGGAAAAAACTTACCAAATATTACGCGGTCAAATAAACCCATTAACCTCGATGAGCATCCCGCACCAACCTTAGTCATCGAAATCGCAGCAACCACTCTCAATGATGACTTGGGCCAGAAACGGCTGCTATATGAACGATTGGGCGTCAAAGAATACTGGGTTGCCGATGTCGAATCAATGACCATAACAGCATTTGCAATCCGTGACGGTGGCAGCCGCCAAATCCAGATATCGCAGGTATTTCCCAACTTAGCGATCGCCATTGTCGAAACAGCCTTACAGCGAAGTCAAACGGAAGATGATAGCAGCGTTAATCGTTGGCTTATGCAGGAGTTTGCTCAGTAG
- a CDS encoding urease subunit beta translates to MIPGELLPKSGTIELNAGREVTELKVANSGDRPIQVGSHFHFFEVNGALQFDRDAAKGKRLDIPAGTAVRFEPGDAKTVKLVPLVGERKVYGFNARVEGALD, encoded by the coding sequence ATGATTCCCGGCGAACTCCTCCCGAAATCCGGCACGATCGAACTCAATGCCGGTCGTGAAGTAACAGAGCTCAAGGTCGCCAATAGTGGCGATCGACCGATTCAAGTCGGTTCCCATTTCCATTTCTTTGAGGTGAATGGTGCGTTGCAGTTCGATCGGGATGCCGCTAAAGGTAAACGTTTAGATATTCCGGCGGGTACAGCCGTGCGATTTGAGCCGGGTGATGCGAAGACGGTGAAGCTTGTACCGTTGGTGGGTGAGCGTAAGGTATATGGATTTAATGCGCGTGTTGAAGGTGCATTGGATTAA